Proteins from one Hydrogenophaga sp. SL48 genomic window:
- a CDS encoding ABC transporter ATP-binding protein — protein MIVVKQVFKSVTDSTGTLTILRDIDFSLRRGETAAIVGASGSGKSTLLSIIAGLDTPTSGTVLIDGVDLFARNEDQRAALRAEKLGFVFQSFQLLGNLSALENVMLPLELVGRRDARTAATAMLQRVGLGERLGHYPKVLSGGEQQRVALARAFVVKPAVLLADEPTGSLDFATGEKVMELMFELNREQGTTLVLVTHDRAIAQRCERRIVIEAGQASEAEQMPA, from the coding sequence ATGATTGTGGTGAAGCAGGTGTTCAAATCGGTCACCGACTCCACGGGCACGCTGACCATTTTGCGCGATATCGACTTTTCGCTGCGCCGTGGGGAGACCGCCGCCATCGTTGGCGCGTCGGGTTCGGGGAAAAGTACCCTGTTGTCCATCATCGCCGGCCTGGACACGCCCACCAGCGGAACCGTGCTCATTGACGGGGTTGACCTTTTTGCGCGCAACGAAGACCAGCGGGCTGCCTTGCGGGCGGAAAAGCTGGGGTTCGTTTTCCAGAGCTTCCAGTTGCTGGGCAACCTGAGCGCGCTGGAAAACGTGATGCTGCCGTTGGAACTCGTGGGCCGGCGCGACGCCCGCACCGCCGCCACCGCCATGTTGCAGCGCGTGGGCCTGGGCGAGCGCCTGGGGCACTACCCCAAGGTGCTGTCGGGCGGCGAGCAACAGCGCGTGGCGCTGGCGCGGGCGTTTGTGGTGAAACCGGCCGTGCTGCTGGCCGATGAACCCACGGGTAGCCTGGACTTCGCGACGGGTGAGAAGGTGATGGAGCTGATGTTCGAGCTCAACCGCGAGCAGGGCACGACGTTGGTGCTCGTGACCCACGACCGGGCCATCGCGCAGCGCTGCGAGCGCCGCATCGTCATCGAAGCAGGGCAGGCCTCCGAGGCTGAACAGATGCCAGCCTGA
- a CDS encoding DUF1566 domain-containing protein: MLTLAACGGAQEAEKSVEVSGSSNPSQRGLVEGRSAPGPDSARDAAQLAQGARLSRADLQAAELQAQALDQAKTRETGPTDPLSDLKPGQIAPKSAYLSGDVARKAAAVRIPAYRFYNGSTGAHFYTTSETERATVVSTLSPPFSFDGPAFSVASDHSAGLASVHRFYNTRTGVHFYTISEAERANVVATLPHFVYEGVAYFGSQVAGAGLTPLYRFYVMSRGFHFYTASAAEKANIEATLGHLYTYEGIGYYVLDTGWADRARLPHTGITTSQCYQAGGNTLVACGGSSATTLNPQQDGHRAGIAPMSYSTEPSLFGPYPIINCVRDNVTGLLWEGKTVAGERAGSNTYTNLGNNAVTDTSGYVAAVNASELCGYTDWRLPTRNELLTIVDHGRPTGVPINTTWFPNTALARHWSADIWSASSTVAWFVSWASGGGGSDFSSRASSTYAVRLVRGSAPVGPRFSYSTVPYGSDGVNNVVNDAWTGLQWRRCEQGRAWNGSACTGATTAFTHEQALVHARQQTGWRLPQVKELTSLLDLSVSGSGASIAPAAFPGASNDYLWSSSPQVGNSNNAWVGDFYDGSIDDGVGRNEGSGVRLVRITP, from the coding sequence ATGCTCACCCTGGCTGCCTGTGGCGGCGCCCAGGAGGCAGAAAAATCCGTCGAGGTTTCCGGCTCCTCCAATCCATCGCAGCGCGGCCTGGTGGAGGGCCGCAGTGCGCCCGGTCCGGACAGTGCGCGAGACGCTGCGCAGCTCGCGCAAGGCGCTCGCCTGAGTCGCGCCGATTTGCAGGCGGCCGAGCTGCAGGCCCAGGCGCTGGATCAAGCAAAGACCCGTGAGACGGGCCCCACCGATCCGCTGTCCGACCTCAAGCCAGGGCAGATCGCGCCCAAGAGCGCCTACCTCTCGGGGGACGTGGCGCGCAAAGCTGCCGCGGTGCGCATCCCGGCCTACCGCTTCTACAACGGCAGCACCGGCGCGCACTTCTACACCACCAGCGAAACCGAGCGCGCGACCGTGGTGTCCACGCTCTCGCCGCCGTTCAGCTTTGATGGCCCGGCGTTCTCGGTGGCCAGCGATCACTCGGCGGGCCTGGCCTCGGTGCACCGCTTCTACAACACCCGCACCGGGGTGCACTTCTACACCATCAGCGAAGCCGAGCGCGCCAACGTGGTGGCCACGCTGCCGCATTTCGTTTATGAGGGCGTGGCTTATTTCGGAAGCCAGGTGGCCGGGGCCGGGTTGACGCCGCTGTACCGGTTCTATGTGATGAGCCGGGGCTTTCACTTCTACACCGCCAGCGCCGCAGAGAAGGCGAACATCGAAGCCACCCTGGGGCACCTCTACACCTATGAGGGCATTGGCTACTACGTGCTCGACACCGGTTGGGCTGACCGCGCGCGGTTGCCGCACACCGGCATCACCACCAGCCAGTGCTACCAGGCAGGGGGCAACACGCTCGTGGCCTGCGGCGGCAGCAGCGCCACCACGCTGAATCCCCAGCAAGACGGGCACAGAGCCGGCATTGCACCGATGAGCTACAGCACCGAGCCGTCTTTGTTTGGCCCCTATCCCATCATCAATTGCGTGCGCGACAACGTCACGGGCCTGCTGTGGGAGGGCAAAACGGTGGCGGGCGAGCGCGCGGGCAGCAACACCTACACCAACCTGGGCAACAACGCGGTCACCGATACCAGCGGCTATGTGGCGGCGGTCAATGCTTCCGAGCTGTGTGGCTACACCGACTGGCGGCTGCCGACGCGCAACGAGCTGCTGACCATCGTGGACCACGGTCGCCCGACGGGTGTGCCGATCAACACCACCTGGTTCCCGAACACAGCGCTGGCCCGCCATTGGAGCGCCGACATCTGGAGCGCCAGCAGCACCGTCGCCTGGTTCGTGAGCTGGGCATCTGGCGGGGGAGGGTCGGACTTCTCTTCGCGTGCTTCCTCAACTTACGCTGTTCGCCTGGTGCGGGGCAGCGCGCCGGTCGGGCCGCGTTTCAGCTACAGCACGGTGCCCTACGGCAGCGACGGCGTCAACAACGTGGTCAACGACGCCTGGACGGGTTTGCAATGGCGCCGCTGCGAACAGGGGCGGGCTTGGAATGGGAGTGCCTGCACCGGAGCGACCACCGCATTCACCCACGAGCAAGCCCTGGTTCATGCCCGGCAGCAAACCGGCTGGCGCCTGCCCCAAGTGAAAGAGCTGACCAGCTTGCTGGACCTGAGTGTGAGCGGCAGCGGCGCTTCCATCGCACCGGCGGCCTTTCCTGGGGCTTCCAACGACTACCTGTGGTCGTCTTCCCCCCAGGTTGGGAACAGCAACAACGCGTGGGTCGGCGATTTCTACGATGGCAGCATCGACGACGGCGTCGGCCGCAACGAAGGCTCCGGGGTTCGCTTGGTGCGCATCACTCCGTGA
- a CDS encoding Yip1 family protein, with the protein MNLVDRVQAILLKPKDTWPVIAGEGGDVASIYKTYLVYLAAIPAIATFIGFSLVGAGAFGVSFRVPIVSGLVNMVVGFVLSLAMIYVLSLIANALAPTFKGEKNQLNAFKLVAYGSTAGLVGGVFNLLPSLSMLGVLAALYSIYLLYTGIPVLMKAPEDKALGYTAVLIVCGIVASMIVGAVSALFTSGPGTMMGGGMSSSDNVSIKVPGSEITLDTAKIEAMGKQVEAASKKMEEAQAKGDSAAAGKAMSEMMGAALGGGQGGKPFAPDTLQGFVPAKLGAMERTAIEARSDNAMGMTFSSVTSEFRNDAGRVEVKVQDIGAMPALAMAMGAWAQSTVNRETQEEVEKVYQRDGASIKEEYRKDGSRAEMSMMLGNGVMIEVTGDNVNMDGVRAAMAALDVKGLAGLKRQQ; encoded by the coding sequence ATGAACCTCGTTGACCGCGTACAAGCCATCCTGCTCAAACCCAAAGACACCTGGCCGGTGATCGCAGGGGAGGGCGGCGATGTGGCCTCGATCTACAAGACCTATCTCGTCTACCTCGCGGCCATCCCGGCCATCGCCACCTTCATCGGGTTCAGCCTGGTCGGGGCGGGGGCCTTCGGCGTCAGCTTCCGCGTGCCCATCGTTTCCGGCCTGGTGAACATGGTGGTGGGTTTCGTGCTCTCGCTGGCCATGATCTATGTGCTGTCGCTGATCGCCAATGCGCTGGCGCCCACGTTCAAGGGCGAAAAAAACCAGCTCAATGCGTTCAAGCTCGTGGCCTACGGCTCGACCGCCGGGCTGGTGGGGGGCGTGTTCAACCTGCTGCCGTCGTTGTCCATGCTGGGCGTGCTCGCCGCGCTGTATTCCATCTACCTGCTCTACACCGGCATCCCGGTGCTGATGAAGGCGCCCGAAGACAAGGCGCTGGGCTACACGGCGGTGCTCATCGTCTGCGGCATCGTGGCCAGCATGATCGTCGGCGCGGTCAGTGCCCTGTTCACCTCCGGCCCGGGCACGATGATGGGCGGTGGCATGTCCTCGTCCGACAACGTGAGCATCAAGGTGCCCGGCTCCGAGATCACCCTCGACACCGCCAAGATCGAGGCCATGGGCAAACAGGTGGAAGCGGCGAGCAAGAAGATGGAAGAGGCGCAGGCCAAGGGCGACTCGGCCGCCGCGGGCAAGGCCATGAGTGAAATGATGGGCGCGGCCCTGGGTGGCGGGCAGGGCGGCAAGCCGTTTGCGCCCGACACGCTGCAGGGCTTCGTGCCCGCCAAGCTGGGCGCGATGGAGCGCACGGCGATCGAGGCGCGCTCGGACAACGCCATGGGCATGACCTTCTCCAGCGTCACCTCCGAGTTCCGCAACGACGCAGGCCGGGTCGAGGTGAAGGTGCAGGACATCGGTGCCATGCCCGCGCTGGCCATGGCCATGGGTGCCTGGGCGCAGAGCACCGTCAACCGCGAAACGCAGGAGGAGGTCGAGAAGGTCTACCAGCGCGACGGCGCCTCGATCAAGGAGGAATACCGCAAAGACGGCAGCCGTGCCGAGATGTCCATGATGCTCGGCAACGGCGTGATGATCGAGGTGACCGGCGACAACGTGAACATGGACGGTGTGCGCGCCGCCATGGCCGCGCTGGACGTCAAGGGGCTGGCCGGGCTGAAGCGCCAGCAGTGA
- the fabG gene encoding 3-oxoacyl-ACP reductase FabG, which yields MKRLEGKVSLITGAAQGIGLATALKFAREGATVIVCDVKQAAVDEAVKQCQAEGATAVGFVMDVTQREMVDAVVAQVKERFGRIDVLVNNAGITQDARLQKMTLEQFDRVIDVNLRGVFHCAQAVADTMTAQGSGVILNASSVVGIYGNFGQTNYAASKFGVIGFTKTWSRELGPKGVRVNAVAPGFISTPILSTIPGKVIEEMEHRVPLRRLGQPEEIANVYAFLASDEASYINGAVIEVSGGMSV from the coding sequence ATGAAACGTCTCGAAGGAAAAGTCAGCCTCATCACCGGCGCCGCCCAGGGCATTGGCCTGGCCACCGCGCTCAAGTTCGCGCGCGAAGGCGCCACCGTGATCGTCTGTGACGTGAAGCAGGCGGCGGTCGATGAGGCCGTGAAGCAATGCCAGGCCGAAGGCGCCACCGCGGTCGGCTTCGTGATGGACGTGACCCAGCGCGAGATGGTCGATGCCGTGGTCGCGCAGGTGAAAGAGCGCTTCGGCCGCATCGACGTGCTGGTCAACAACGCCGGCATCACGCAGGACGCCCGCCTGCAGAAGATGACGCTGGAGCAGTTCGACCGCGTGATCGATGTCAACCTGCGCGGCGTGTTCCATTGCGCGCAGGCCGTGGCCGACACCATGACGGCGCAAGGCAGCGGCGTGATCCTCAATGCCTCTTCCGTGGTCGGCATCTACGGCAACTTCGGCCAGACCAACTACGCGGCCAGCAAGTTCGGCGTGATCGGTTTCACCAAGACCTGGAGCCGCGAGCTCGGCCCCAAGGGCGTGCGGGTCAACGCCGTGGCGCCCGGCTTCATCAGCACGCCCATCCTGAGCACCATCCCGGGCAAGGTGATCGAAGAGATGGAACACCGCGTGCCACTGCGCCGCCTGGGCCAGCCGGAAGAGATCGCCAACGTCTACGCCTTCCTGGCGAGCGATGAGGCGAGCTACATCAACGGCGCCGTGATCGAGGTGTCGGGCGGGATGAGTGTTTAA
- a CDS encoding arylesterase: MKRRHFNALLSLLASTGSLASAQTASKSAAVLVVGDSLSAEYGLKRGSGWVQILQQRLVKERIPAHMVNAGISADTSSGGRSRLPALLKLHKPAIVVLELGANDALRGLPLTMTRDNLTAMARLSREAGARVVIVGMQVPPNYGGKYTQDFREVFKTVATAEKAALVPFLLKGVADLADPTLLFQEDRIHPNEAAQPTLANNVWAVLAPMLPKR; this comes from the coding sequence TTGAAACGTCGTCACTTTAACGCCCTGCTCTCCCTGCTCGCCTCGACGGGGTCATTGGCCAGCGCCCAGACGGCGAGCAAGTCGGCGGCCGTGCTGGTGGTGGGTGACTCCCTCAGCGCCGAATACGGCCTCAAGCGCGGCAGCGGCTGGGTGCAGATCCTGCAACAACGACTGGTGAAGGAACGCATCCCCGCCCACATGGTCAACGCCGGCATCAGCGCCGACACCTCATCGGGTGGGCGTTCACGCCTGCCCGCGCTGCTCAAGCTGCACAAACCGGCCATCGTTGTCCTTGAGCTGGGTGCCAACGATGCGCTGCGCGGGCTGCCGCTGACCATGACACGCGACAACCTCACCGCCATGGCGCGCCTCTCGCGTGAGGCGGGTGCGCGCGTGGTGATCGTCGGCATGCAGGTGCCGCCCAACTACGGCGGCAAGTACACGCAAGACTTCCGCGAGGTGTTCAAGACGGTGGCGACCGCCGAGAAGGCAGCGCTGGTGCCCTTCCTGCTCAAGGGCGTGGCCGATCTGGCCGACCCGACCCTGCTGTTTCAGGAAGACCGCATTCACCCCAACGAGGCGGCCCAGCCCACGCTGGCCAACAACGTCTGGGCGGTGCTGGCGCCCATGTTGCCGAAACGATAA
- a CDS encoding ATP-binding protein, giving the protein MTPPSHAEAIDARVTTELVDMLFAGSRVAVATTFIGPVLVAWLFLPLVGFWLAFAPAVGILCLHVERALFIGRFQRARALPDFKPAPWAKGTQHRLAVMGAAISLWVLAATLTRNPTAVFYASALPVVLAAGSLQYSVYPRTVEHYLTPMLLGCSLQLLWLGQGYWVSAFFLLIAWLTLIAASRRFGKAMRHNIELRLKNQQLNDELKAQKAVVEEVSAAKTRFLNAASHDLRQPVQAVMLLSEALQERSEHPDNLALLSKLRTGVHHFANSVDEIMDIAQLDAGNVQVQALPVRMVDLLDRLESTYREVAEAKGLGLLIRPPRDASACVHIDAALTWRIVSNLVSNAIRYTRQGTVMIAVRNGGTLPDSDGVPTPAVRLEVRDSGVGIAPEMQSRIFEEFFQVDNLHRDRREGVGLGLAVARRLARLMGLRIGVRSRPGQGSVFSLSMPLCELQALGDAASSASLPSINGLRVLVVDDDTASREATLALLASWNVQAVGAGTADEAEDQTMAMVRRGEAPNTLLTDHWLPAAQSSRDVDARVRQVLRHDHPGSADTLRTAVLTGDSQRETREEVLRRGWTFWQKPVRPQALRQWLAHTALEATDTPPAPHPP; this is encoded by the coding sequence ATGACCCCTCCCTCGCATGCTGAGGCCATCGACGCCAGAGTCACGACCGAGCTGGTGGACATGTTGTTTGCGGGCTCGCGCGTGGCCGTGGCCACCACCTTCATCGGCCCGGTGCTGGTCGCCTGGCTTTTTTTGCCGCTGGTGGGGTTTTGGCTCGCGTTTGCCCCCGCCGTTGGCATCTTGTGCCTGCATGTCGAGCGGGCGCTGTTCATTGGTCGGTTCCAGCGCGCTCGCGCGCTGCCGGACTTCAAGCCAGCGCCTTGGGCGAAGGGCACGCAACATCGGCTGGCGGTCATGGGCGCGGCCATCAGCCTCTGGGTGCTGGCGGCCACGCTCACGCGCAACCCGACCGCCGTGTTCTACGCCTCGGCCCTGCCGGTGGTGCTGGCCGCCGGCAGCCTGCAATACAGCGTCTACCCCCGCACGGTGGAGCACTACCTCACGCCCATGCTGCTGGGTTGCAGCCTGCAACTGCTCTGGCTCGGTCAGGGCTACTGGGTCTCGGCGTTCTTCCTGCTCATCGCCTGGCTCACCTTGATCGCGGCCAGCCGGCGCTTTGGCAAGGCGATGCGCCACAACATCGAGCTGCGGCTGAAGAACCAGCAGCTCAACGACGAGCTGAAAGCGCAAAAGGCGGTGGTGGAGGAAGTGAGCGCGGCGAAGACCCGGTTCCTGAACGCGGCCAGCCACGATCTGCGGCAACCTGTGCAGGCCGTGATGCTGCTCAGCGAGGCGCTGCAGGAACGCTCGGAACACCCGGACAACCTGGCCCTTCTGTCCAAGCTGCGCACCGGTGTGCACCACTTTGCCAACTCGGTCGACGAGATCATGGACATCGCCCAGCTGGACGCGGGCAACGTGCAGGTGCAGGCCCTGCCGGTGCGGATGGTTGACCTGCTCGATCGCCTGGAGAGCACCTACCGCGAGGTCGCAGAAGCCAAGGGGCTGGGCCTGCTCATCCGTCCACCCCGCGACGCCAGTGCCTGCGTCCACATCGACGCGGCGCTGACCTGGCGGATCGTGAGCAACCTGGTGAGCAACGCCATCCGGTACACCCGCCAGGGCACGGTGATGATCGCCGTGCGAAACGGCGGCACGCTGCCCGACAGCGACGGTGTGCCCACCCCGGCGGTTCGCCTGGAGGTCCGTGATTCGGGCGTGGGCATCGCGCCCGAGATGCAGTCCCGGATCTTTGAAGAGTTCTTTCAGGTGGACAACCTGCACCGCGATCGCCGCGAGGGCGTGGGCCTGGGGCTGGCCGTGGCGAGGCGGCTGGCGCGCTTGATGGGCCTTCGCATTGGCGTGCGCTCGCGCCCGGGTCAAGGGTCGGTGTTTTCGCTGAGCATGCCGCTGTGTGAGTTGCAGGCCCTTGGTGATGCGGCATCGAGCGCGTCACTGCCGTCGATCAACGGCCTCCGGGTGCTGGTGGTGGACGACGACACCGCCTCGCGGGAGGCCACGCTCGCGCTGCTGGCGTCGTGGAACGTTCAGGCGGTGGGTGCGGGTACCGCCGACGAGGCCGAGGACCAGACCATGGCCATGGTCCGCCGGGGCGAAGCGCCCAACACCTTGTTGACCGACCACTGGTTGCCGGCGGCTCAGTCCAGCCGCGACGTGGACGCCCGCGTGCGCCAGGTGCTGCGACACGACCACCCGGGCAGTGCCGACACCTTGCGAACCGCCGTCCTCACGGGCGACAGCCAGCGCGAAACCCGCGAGGAGGTTCTGCGCCGGGGCTGGACCTTCTGGCAAAAACCTGTGCGCCCGCAAGCGCTGCGTCAGTGGCTCGCCCACACGGCCCTGGAAGCCACAGACACGCCGCCCGCGCCACACCCACCATGA
- the rlmB gene encoding 23S rRNA (guanosine(2251)-2'-O)-methyltransferase RlmB has protein sequence MSSSKVLFGFHAVGVRLKTAPQSVVEVYFESTRRDARMRQFLERAKESGVRLIEADSLRIAKLAGSHGHQGVAARVQELPQVHSLDELLEGLEAEGRAPLLLVLDGITDPHNLGACLRVADGAGAHAVIAPKDHAAGINATVAKVASGAAETMPYFMVTNLARTLGELKERNIWVIGTSDDAPKTLYQVDLKVPVALVLGAEGDGMRQLTRKTCDELVSIPMAGAVESLNVSVASGVCLYEALRQRS, from the coding sequence ATGTCTTCTTCCAAAGTGCTTTTCGGCTTTCACGCCGTGGGCGTGCGTCTGAAAACCGCGCCCCAATCCGTCGTCGAGGTTTACTTCGAATCCACCCGCCGCGACGCGCGCATGCGCCAATTTCTGGAGCGCGCCAAAGAATCGGGCGTGCGCCTGATCGAGGCCGACAGCCTGCGCATCGCCAAGCTCGCCGGCAGCCACGGCCACCAGGGCGTGGCAGCTCGGGTGCAGGAGCTGCCACAGGTGCACTCGCTGGACGAGCTGCTCGAAGGCCTGGAGGCCGAGGGCAGGGCGCCGCTGCTGCTGGTGCTTGACGGCATCACCGACCCCCACAACCTGGGCGCCTGCCTGCGCGTGGCCGATGGCGCGGGCGCCCACGCGGTGATCGCGCCCAAGGACCATGCGGCCGGCATCAACGCCACCGTGGCCAAGGTGGCCAGCGGCGCGGCCGAGACCATGCCCTATTTCATGGTGACCAACCTGGCTCGCACGCTGGGCGAGTTGAAGGAACGCAACATCTGGGTCATCGGCACCAGCGACGATGCGCCCAAGACGCTGTACCAGGTGGACCTCAAGGTGCCGGTGGCGCTGGTGCTGGGCGCCGAGGGCGACGGCATGCGCCAGCTCACGCGCAAAACCTGTGACGAGCTGGTGAGCATCCCGATGGCGGGGGCGGTGGAGAGCCTCAACGTCTCGGTGGCCAGCGGCGTGTGCCTGTACGAGGCCTTGCGCCAGCGCAGCTGA
- a CDS encoding response regulator transcription factor — translation MNTLPMHAMPDEPVLLIADDHALIRIGLRTQLTHLGHFQVIEAWDQPSLHACVAREPRIDLILLDVMMPGSEDQHWIESFRQRFPEPRVLLITGLPLDQVTRRYRHLPNVLGVIDKSRSSAELRKAVDLALAGEPVWPSAGMVAPAYEKKGHLRAATLTERQREVAMLVASGLSNRDVATSLDLSEGTVKNHIKDIFRALGVTNRTQLALRVKPPDAGG, via the coding sequence ATGAACACGCTCCCGATGCACGCCATGCCAGACGAACCCGTCCTGCTGATCGCCGACGACCACGCGCTGATCCGCATCGGCTTGCGCACGCAGCTCACCCACCTGGGCCACTTTCAGGTGATCGAGGCCTGGGACCAGCCCTCGCTGCACGCCTGTGTGGCGCGCGAGCCCCGCATCGACCTCATCCTGCTCGACGTCATGATGCCTGGCAGCGAAGACCAACACTGGATCGAGTCGTTCCGCCAGCGCTTCCCGGAGCCCCGTGTGCTGTTGATCACCGGCCTGCCACTGGACCAGGTCACGCGGCGCTACCGCCATTTGCCCAATGTGCTGGGCGTCATCGACAAAAGCCGCTCGTCGGCGGAGTTGCGCAAAGCGGTGGACCTGGCGCTGGCGGGCGAACCGGTGTGGCCCAGCGCCGGCATGGTCGCGCCGGCGTATGAAAAGAAGGGCCACCTGCGGGCCGCGACCCTCACCGAACGGCAGCGGGAAGTGGCCATGCTGGTGGCCAGCGGCTTGAGCAACCGGGACGTGGCCACGTCGCTGGACCTCAGCGAGGGCACCGTCAAGAACCACATCAAGGACATCTTCCGGGCACTGGGCGTGACCAACCGCACCCAGCTCGCGTTGCGCGTCAAGCCGCCCGACGCGGGGGGCTGA
- the mnmH gene encoding tRNA 2-selenouridine(34) synthase MnmH → MPVHTLPAAAAIQQLGDYDTIIDARTEDEHALDHVPGAVNWPTLNNAERITIGTMYKQVNAFEAKKRGAALSARNIAAHIEREVIDKPRTWKPLVYCWRGGNRSGALATILGAIGFQVTLIEGGYKAWRAALVEDIPAQARRLHYRVVCGPTGSGKTRLLQALRAQGAQVLDLEALANHRSSVLGHIPGVPQPSQKRFDSLIWDALRGFDAARPVFVESESKKVGNVRVPDALIDTMRESPCIDLVLSDDERVALLLEDYDFFVKDSEHFCQRLEALTELRGKAVVEAWTTRVRSGQTPEVVLELLTQHYDPMYAASIERNFKCYRQAQRCELINRSGDALRDAAAHLIASPV, encoded by the coding sequence ATGCCCGTCCACACCCTGCCCGCAGCCGCCGCCATCCAACAGCTCGGCGATTACGACACCATCATCGACGCCCGCACCGAAGACGAGCACGCGCTCGACCATGTGCCCGGTGCCGTCAACTGGCCCACGCTGAACAATGCCGAGCGGATCACCATCGGCACCATGTACAAGCAGGTCAACGCCTTCGAAGCCAAGAAGCGTGGCGCAGCGCTTTCGGCGCGCAACATCGCGGCTCACATCGAGCGCGAGGTGATCGACAAACCTCGCACCTGGAAGCCGCTGGTCTACTGCTGGCGCGGTGGCAACCGCAGTGGCGCACTCGCGACCATCCTCGGTGCCATCGGCTTTCAGGTGACCTTGATCGAGGGTGGCTACAAGGCCTGGCGGGCCGCACTGGTGGAAGACATTCCAGCGCAGGCCCGGAGACTCCACTACCGCGTGGTCTGCGGCCCCACCGGCAGCGGCAAGACACGCTTGCTGCAAGCACTCAGGGCGCAAGGGGCACAGGTGCTCGACCTCGAAGCCCTGGCCAACCACCGAAGTTCGGTGCTGGGTCACATCCCCGGTGTGCCTCAGCCCAGCCAGAAACGTTTCGACAGCCTGATCTGGGACGCGCTGCGCGGGTTCGACGCGGCGCGACCGGTGTTCGTCGAAAGCGAAAGCAAGAAGGTCGGAAATGTGCGCGTGCCGGACGCATTGATCGACACCATGCGCGAAAGCCCTTGCATCGACCTCGTTCTGTCAGATGACGAGCGCGTGGCGCTTCTGCTGGAGGACTACGATTTCTTTGTGAAAGACAGTGAGCACTTCTGCCAGCGGCTGGAAGCACTCACCGAGCTGCGCGGCAAGGCGGTGGTCGAGGCCTGGACCACACGGGTGCGATCGGGCCAGACACCCGAGGTTGTTCTGGAGTTGCTGACGCAACACTATGACCCGATGTACGCGGCGTCGATCGAGCGAAATTTCAAGTGCTACCGGCAGGCGCAGCGCTGCGAGCTGATCAACCGCTCCGGTGATGCGCTCCGCGATGCAGCCGCCCACTTGATCGCATCACCTGTCTGA
- a CDS encoding chromate transporter: protein MTEHASPAHAPSEAAAHRPRSKTDLFLSFTWLALQGFGGVLAVVQRELVEKKRWMTREQFIEDWAVAQIMPGPNVVNLSLMIGGRYFGLPGALAALSGMLAAPLVLVLLLAALYGSVAETAAAQGALRGMGAVAAGLITATGIKLIAALDKNAMGLWVCIGLATLTFVAIALMRWPLAWVLLGVGGGACLWAYRVLGQREGGVQ, encoded by the coding sequence ATGACCGAACACGCCAGCCCGGCCCACGCGCCCTCCGAGGCCGCAGCCCACCGCCCCCGCTCCAAAACCGACCTGTTCCTCTCCTTCACCTGGCTGGCCCTGCAAGGCTTTGGTGGTGTGCTCGCCGTGGTGCAACGCGAGCTGGTGGAGAAAAAACGCTGGATGACGCGCGAGCAGTTCATCGAGGACTGGGCGGTGGCGCAGATCATGCCGGGACCGAACGTGGTCAACCTCTCGCTGATGATCGGCGGGCGCTACTTCGGTCTGCCCGGCGCCCTGGCCGCGCTCTCCGGCATGCTGGCCGCGCCGCTGGTGCTGGTGCTGCTGCTCGCGGCGCTGTACGGGAGCGTGGCCGAGACCGCCGCCGCACAGGGCGCTTTGCGCGGCATGGGCGCCGTGGCCGCGGGCCTGATCACCGCCACGGGCATCAAGCTGATCGCCGCGCTCGACAAGAACGCCATGGGGCTGTGGGTCTGCATCGGCCTGGCGACCCTGACCTTCGTGGCCATCGCCCTGATGCGCTGGCCGCTGGCCTGGGTGCTGCTGGGGGTGGGCGGTGGGGCGTGCCTGTGGGCTTACCGGGTGCTCGGGCAGCGCGAGGGAGGCGTGCAATGA
- a CDS encoding chromate transporter — MAPTLANWTDLFMHFASLSLLAVGGAITTAPDMHRYLVGEQGWLSDAQFSSSIALSQAAPGPNVLFVALLGWNLGLNAGGGPSAGWMAWALALLGVLVTLVAIMLPSSVLTYTATQWGHRNRELRAVRAFKTGMAPIVIALLIATGWLLSAAHNDAARDWPLWLLTACATLLVWRTKLHLLWMIGAGAVVGALGWV, encoded by the coding sequence ATGGCACCCACGCTGGCGAACTGGACCGACCTGTTCATGCACTTCGCGTCGCTCTCGCTGCTGGCGGTGGGCGGCGCCATCACCACCGCGCCCGACATGCACCGCTACCTCGTGGGCGAACAGGGCTGGCTGAGCGACGCACAGTTCAGCTCTTCCATCGCGCTGTCGCAGGCCGCGCCGGGGCCCAACGTGCTGTTCGTCGCCCTTCTGGGCTGGAACCTCGGGCTGAACGCGGGCGGTGGACCGTCGGCCGGCTGGATGGCCTGGGCGCTGGCCCTGCTGGGGGTGCTGGTGACGCTGGTGGCGATCATGCTGCCCTCCTCCGTGCTCACCTACACGGCCACGCAATGGGGACACCGCAACCGCGAACTGCGCGCGGTGCGCGCTTTCAAGACCGGCATGGCGCCCATCGTGATCGCGCTGCTGATCGCCACCGGCTGGCTGCTGAGCGCCGCGCACAACGACGCGGCGCGCGACTGGCCGCTGTGGCTGCTGACCGCCTGCGCCACGCTGCTGGTGTGGCGCACCAAACTTCACTTGCTGTGGATGATCGGCGCGGGCGCCGTGGTCGGCGCCTTGGGCTGGGTCTGA